The genomic segment GTCGTCAACATGGACATGGTCGGCGAAGACCTGGAAAAAAGCCAGGCCTTCTTCAACATCGAGATGCCGACCTATAATAAAATGACCTTCCTCGAGGGTGTGATCCGCGGCTTTGCCGAATACGTCTTCCGGACCAACATCGAGATGTATGCCCACCACGTCCAATCCCCATGGCTCACCTTCCCCGCGCCGATCACCGACAAGAACGGCTCGGAGCAGCCCTTCCGCTACACGATGAGCCCGTATGTCGGGGGCAGCGACCACGGCGTCTTCCTAAGCGCGGACGCGGACATCCCCGCTTTCTCCTTCAACGTCTGGCCCGACTTCTGGTACCACACGGACCGCGATCGCCCCGACAAGTCCGACCCGACCCAGCTCAAGCGGGTGGCATTCATCGGCGCCGCCTCCGCCCTGGCCTCGTGCCTAGGGACGGAGGAGGTTCTGGAAAAGGTCATCCGGGTCGCTTTTGAGGACCGGGCCCTATTCGTTCAGGCGACGCTGGCCCGGGTCCGGGAGGACCTCGCCGCGATCGGCAAAGCCGACGGCGGCAAGGCCTGTCGCACCGGATTGGCCATGGTCGAGCAGGCCGCGGAGCTGAGCCGGGCCGCCATCCTCCGGATCCGCGACCTAACCGCCGGCAAGCCCAAGTCCGACGCCTACCTGACCGGCATGCTGGGCGGCCTGGAGGCGTTGAAGACGGCGTCTCTGGAACAGGTCAAGGGCTACGTCCGGACGGCGGTCGCTTTCAACGGCTACGCCGCGGACTTCGGCAAGGCTTCGCCCGAGGAGACCCGGCTGCGGGCCATCGTGCCCGTTAAGGTGACCCCGTTGAAGATTTCGGATTCGGCGCCCTACACGAAGATCTCGGAAGCCCTGTCGGCGGACCGGGCCCTGATGATGGACATCTTTCAGAACTACGGGTATTCCTATCTGCTCCAGCTCTTCTTCTCGGCCGACGGCCGGACGGACCTGGCCAAGATCCGCGATCGACTGGGGCTCGAGTTCAAGCCGATCGATGCGGCCGCGATCCTCAAACATGCCCAAGCCTTGGAGAAAGCGGGGCTCATCAAGC from the Candidatus Aminicenantes bacterium genome contains:
- a CDS encoding M28 family peptidase gives rise to the protein APDKKGFLFTAHLFERNIYQGANDNDSACVTLAEIARTLARLVREGRVPRPERSIYFLMSEEGSGTMAFFGQYPEMADRIFGVVNMDMVGEDLEKSQAFFNIEMPTYNKMTFLEGVIRGFAEYVFRTNIEMYAHHVQSPWLTFPAPITDKNGSEQPFRYTMSPYVGGSDHGVFLSADADIPAFSFNVWPDFWYHTDRDRPDKSDPTQLKRVAFIGAASALASCLGTEEVLEKVIRVAFEDRALFVQATLARVREDLAAIGKADGGKACRTGLAMVEQAAELSRAAILRIRDLTAGKPKSDAYLTGMLGGLEALKTASLEQVKGYVRTAVAFNGYAADFGKASPEETRLRAIVPVKVTPLKISDSAPYTKISEALSADRALMMDIFQNYGYSYLLQLFFSADGRTDLAKIRDRLGLEFKPIDAAAILKHAQALEKAGLIKLAIGH